Proteins from a genomic interval of Pseudomonas sp. RC10:
- a CDS encoding ligase-associated DNA damage response DEXH box helicase: MPKTVNFAQRWFDTRGWKPFPFQKEVWAAVARGESGLLHASTGAGKTYSVWFGALNRFARLPTENAEKPRKRKVPPTPLTVLWITPMRALAADTARALEAPLLDLQIPWSVGLRTGDTSSSERAKQGRRLPTALITTPESLTLLLTRADAEATFSTLKMIVVDEWHELIGNKRGVQLQLAIARLRRWNPALIVWGLSATLGNQTHAQQVLIGDNGTTVQGKVVKELIIDTLIPQGIERFPWAGHMGLKMLPQVLAEVDSSTSCLLFTNTRAQSEIWYQALLEARPDWAGLIALHHGSLSREVRDWVERALKEGHLKAVVCTSSLDLGVDFLPVERVLQIGSAKGVARLMQRAGRSGHAPGRPSRVTLVPTHSLELVEAAAARDAVNARLIEPRESPHKPLDVLVQHLVSMALGGGFLPDELLAEVRTAWAYRDLTQAEWEWALAFVRHGGLSLTAYPDYRRVEPDEHGVWRVPDARLARRHRMSVGTIVSDASINVKYWSKGGGGGSLGSVEEGFIARLKPGDGFLFSGRLLELVRVENMTAYVKRATTKKAAVPRWNGGRMPLSSELADAVVDKFDAAAHHHYDSPEMHTVSPLLEVQREWSALPRKDTLLAEVLKSREGWHLFLYPFAGRHVHLGLASLLAWRLSRDTPLTFSIAVNDYGFELLSATELDWSRRMSGGLFSEDNLLADIIASLNAGELALRRFREIARIAGLVFSGYPGAPKSNRQLQASSGLFFEVFKQYDAGNLLLTQAQEEVLRQELDVSRLEHTLRRINGKTLDLHVIKRPTPMAFPLLVERMRESLSTEKLSDRIARMVQDLEKAAGPEVTV, translated from the coding sequence ATGCCCAAGACCGTGAATTTTGCCCAGCGCTGGTTCGACACGCGCGGCTGGAAACCTTTTCCTTTCCAGAAAGAAGTCTGGGCAGCTGTCGCCCGAGGAGAATCCGGCTTGTTGCACGCCAGCACCGGCGCGGGCAAGACCTACTCGGTATGGTTCGGCGCCCTCAACCGCTTTGCCCGACTGCCTACAGAAAACGCGGAAAAACCGCGCAAACGCAAAGTCCCGCCGACGCCGTTGACGGTCCTGTGGATCACCCCCATGCGTGCATTGGCCGCCGACACCGCCCGCGCACTCGAAGCGCCGCTGCTGGACCTGCAAATTCCCTGGAGCGTCGGCTTGCGCACCGGCGACACCAGCAGCAGCGAGCGGGCCAAACAGGGCCGACGCCTGCCGACCGCGCTGATCACGACGCCTGAAAGCCTCACCCTGCTGCTGACCCGCGCTGACGCGGAGGCGACGTTCTCGACGCTGAAAATGATCGTCGTCGATGAGTGGCACGAACTGATCGGCAACAAACGCGGCGTGCAACTGCAATTGGCAATCGCCCGCCTGCGTCGATGGAATCCGGCCCTGATCGTGTGGGGGCTTTCCGCGACGCTAGGCAACCAGACCCACGCACAACAGGTGTTGATCGGCGACAACGGCACGACGGTTCAAGGCAAAGTGGTTAAAGAGCTGATCATCGACACCCTCATTCCCCAGGGCATCGAACGTTTCCCGTGGGCCGGGCACATGGGGCTGAAGATGCTGCCCCAAGTGCTGGCCGAGGTGGACAGCAGCACCAGTTGCCTGCTGTTCACCAACACCCGGGCGCAGTCGGAAATCTGGTATCAGGCGCTGCTGGAAGCCCGTCCGGACTGGGCCGGACTGATCGCGCTGCACCATGGCTCGCTGTCCCGCGAGGTGCGTGACTGGGTTGAACGCGCGCTGAAGGAAGGGCATCTCAAAGCCGTGGTCTGCACCTCCAGCCTCGATTTGGGGGTGGACTTTCTGCCCGTGGAGCGAGTGTTGCAGATCGGCTCGGCCAAAGGCGTCGCACGCCTGATGCAACGCGCCGGACGTTCAGGCCACGCCCCCGGTCGACCTTCCCGCGTGACGCTCGTGCCGACACACAGTCTGGAGCTGGTGGAAGCGGCCGCCGCCCGCGACGCTGTGAATGCGCGCCTGATCGAACCCAGAGAATCCCCCCACAAACCGCTGGACGTTCTCGTACAGCATTTGGTGAGCATGGCGCTCGGGGGCGGCTTTCTGCCTGACGAACTCCTGGCCGAAGTCCGCACCGCGTGGGCCTACCGCGACCTCACGCAAGCGGAATGGGAATGGGCGTTGGCCTTCGTCCGGCATGGCGGCCTGTCATTGACGGCCTACCCGGATTACCGACGCGTCGAGCCCGACGAACACGGGGTCTGGCGTGTGCCGGATGCGCGTCTGGCCCGGCGTCACCGCATGAGCGTCGGCACCATCGTCAGCGACGCCAGCATCAACGTGAAGTATTGGAGCAAAGGTGGCGGGGGCGGCTCGCTGGGCAGTGTCGAAGAGGGATTCATCGCCCGCCTGAAACCGGGCGACGGCTTTCTCTTCAGCGGCCGCTTGCTGGAACTGGTGCGCGTGGAGAACATGACCGCCTATGTGAAACGGGCGACAACCAAAAAAGCCGCCGTCCCACGCTGGAATGGCGGACGGATGCCACTCTCCAGCGAATTGGCTGACGCGGTGGTCGACAAATTCGACGCAGCCGCTCATCACCATTACGACAGCCCGGAAATGCACACCGTCAGCCCCTTGCTGGAAGTGCAGCGGGAATGGTCAGCCCTGCCTCGAAAGGACACCTTGCTGGCAGAAGTCTTGAAGTCTCGCGAAGGGTGGCACCTGTTTCTCTACCCCTTTGCCGGGCGTCACGTGCACCTGGGGCTGGCGAGCCTGCTGGCGTGGCGGCTGAGTCGCGACACGCCGTTGACCTTCTCCATCGCCGTCAACGACTACGGCTTCGAGCTGCTGAGCGCGACGGAGTTGGATTGGTCGCGACGCATGAGCGGCGGGCTCTTCAGCGAGGACAATTTGCTGGCAGACATCATCGCCAGCCTGAACGCGGGCGAACTGGCCCTGCGTCGCTTCAGGGAGATCGCCCGGATCGCCGGGCTGGTGTTCTCTGGCTACCCAGGAGCACCCAAGAGCAATCGTCAGCTGCAGGCCTCCAGCGGATTGTTCTTCGAAGTGTTCAAGCAGTACGACGCCGGTAATCTGCTGCTGACCCAAGCCCAAGAAGAAGTGCTGCGTCAGGAACTGGACGTGAGCCGACTGGAACACACGCTCCGCCGCATCAACGGCAAAACGCTGGACCTGCATGTGATCAAGCGCCCGACGCCCATGGCGTTTCCATTGCTGGTGGAGCGCATGCGGGAAAGCCTGAGCACTGAAAAACTGTCCGATCGCATCGCGCGCATGGTGCAGGATCTGGAAAAAGCTGCTGGACCTGAGGTAACCGTTTGA
- a CDS encoding ATP-binding cassette domain-containing protein → MYKLTIDGLHKSYGDHEVLKGVSLKANVGDVICLIGASGSGKSTFLRCINFLEQPNDGAMSLDGQQVRMVSDATGMRVADPAELQRIRTRLAMVFQHFNLWSHMTVLENITMAPRRVLGVSKVEAEDRARKYLEKVGLPARVADQYPAFLSGGQQQRVAIARALAMEPEIMLFDEPTSALDPELVGEVLKVIQGLAEEGRTMILVTHEMGFARKVANQVVFLHQGQIEEIGHPDDVLGSPKSERLKQFLSGNLK, encoded by the coding sequence ATGTACAAACTGACCATCGATGGCCTGCACAAAAGCTACGGTGACCACGAGGTGCTCAAAGGCGTGTCGCTCAAGGCCAACGTCGGTGACGTGATCTGCCTGATCGGCGCCAGCGGCTCGGGCAAAAGCACCTTCTTGCGCTGCATCAACTTCCTCGAACAACCCAACGACGGCGCCATGAGCCTCGACGGCCAGCAGGTCCGCATGGTCAGCGACGCCACCGGCATGCGCGTGGCTGACCCGGCCGAACTGCAACGCATCCGCACCCGCCTGGCGATGGTGTTCCAGCATTTCAATCTGTGGAGCCACATGACGGTGCTGGAAAACATCACCATGGCCCCGCGCCGGGTGCTGGGCGTGTCCAAAGTGGAAGCCGAAGACCGCGCGCGCAAGTACCTGGAAAAAGTCGGCCTGCCTGCACGCGTGGCCGATCAGTACCCGGCGTTCCTGTCCGGCGGCCAGCAGCAGCGCGTGGCGATTGCCCGGGCGCTGGCGATGGAGCCGGAAATCATGCTCTTCGACGAACCGACGTCGGCCCTCGACCCGGAGTTGGTGGGTGAAGTGCTGAAGGTGATTCAGGGCCTGGCCGAAGAAGGCCGCACGATGATTCTGGTGACTCACGAAATGGGCTTCGCCCGAAAAGTGGCGAATCAGGTCGTGTTCCTGCACCAGGGCCAGATCGAAGAAATCGGCCACCCGGACGACGTGCTGGGCAGCCCGAAAAGCGAGCGGTTGAAGCAATTCCTGAGTGGCAATCTGAAGTAA
- a CDS encoding succinylglutamate desuccinylase/aspartoacylase family protein produces MRHQTHDLLSPVPGTARQIHSFHYGPENGACKIYIQSSLHADELPGMLVSWYLKQRLAELEKAGQLLGEIVIVPVANPTGLEQVLMDIPLGRYELESGQNFNRWFVDVAQQVGDEIEPLLNDDAERNVSLIRTHLRAALLARTGATQLESQRLALQRLACDADMVLDLHCDFESVEHLYTTPEAWSQVEPLSRYLGAQASLLATDSGGQSFDECFTLVWWQLQQRFEKRFPIPLGSFSVTLELRGQGDVSHALGSRDCQAIISYLMHYGAIAGEPVAQPELIYPATPLAAVEPVATPVGGLLVFCTLPGEYVEAGQLIAEVIDPISDDVTPIHAANAGLMYARSLRRMATAGMVIAHVAGTEPFRSGYLLSP; encoded by the coding sequence ATGCGACACCAGACTCATGACTTGCTGTCGCCGGTGCCAGGCACTGCGCGACAGATTCACAGCTTTCATTACGGCCCCGAAAACGGCGCCTGCAAGATTTACATCCAGTCTTCCCTGCACGCCGACGAACTGCCCGGCATGCTGGTGTCGTGGTATTTGAAGCAGCGCCTGGCCGAGCTTGAAAAGGCCGGTCAACTGCTCGGGGAAATCGTCATCGTGCCGGTCGCCAATCCGACCGGGCTGGAACAGGTGCTGATGGACATCCCGCTGGGCCGCTATGAGTTGGAAAGCGGACAGAACTTCAATCGCTGGTTCGTCGATGTTGCGCAACAGGTGGGCGATGAAATCGAGCCGCTGCTGAACGACGACGCCGAACGCAACGTCAGCCTGATCCGCACGCACCTGCGGGCCGCCCTGCTCGCCCGCACTGGCGCCACTCAGCTGGAATCGCAACGCCTCGCATTGCAACGACTGGCCTGTGATGCCGACATGGTGCTGGACCTGCATTGCGACTTCGAATCGGTGGAGCACCTGTACACCACGCCGGAAGCTTGGTCTCAGGTCGAACCGCTGTCCCGTTATCTGGGTGCGCAAGCCAGCCTGCTGGCCACCGATTCGGGGGGACAGTCGTTCGACGAGTGCTTCACGCTGGTCTGGTGGCAGCTGCAACAACGCTTCGAAAAGCGCTTCCCGATTCCGTTGGGCAGCTTTTCGGTGACCCTGGAATTGCGCGGTCAGGGAGACGTGAGTCACGCTCTTGGCAGCCGCGACTGTCAGGCGATCATCAGCTACCTGATGCATTACGGTGCGATTGCCGGAGAGCCGGTGGCGCAACCCGAACTGATTTATCCGGCGACGCCTCTGGCGGCGGTCGAACCGGTTGCCACGCCTGTCGGCGGCCTGCTGGTGTTCTGCACCTTGCCGGGCGAGTACGTCGAAGCGGGGCAACTGATCGCTGAGGTCATTGACCCGATCAGCGATGACGTGACCCCGATCCACGCGGCCAACGCCGGCCTTATGTACGCCCGCTCCTTGCGACGCATGGCAACCGCCGGCATGGTCATCGCCCATGTCGCCGGTACCGAGCCCTTCCGCAGCGGCTACTTACTTTCTCCTTAA
- the pdeM gene encoding ligase-associated DNA damage response endonuclease PdeM — translation MRPYLSIQLADAELWLLADKAVYYPAERALLIADAHFGKAAAYRRLGQPVPHGTTDDNLQRLDALLAGYDCDHLIFLGDFLHAPESHASGTLSAIHAWRERHEGLAITLIRGNHDKRAGDPPPTLAINVVPEPLLLGPFSLQHEPDPHPSHHVLAGHVHPAYRLFGRGRQRLRLPCFYVQPHVSLLPAFGAFTGGMNIERAEDSRVYVVGDGAVWEVSE, via the coding sequence TTGAGACCCTATTTATCGATTCAACTGGCCGATGCCGAGCTGTGGCTGTTGGCGGATAAAGCCGTGTACTACCCCGCCGAACGTGCGCTGCTGATTGCCGACGCGCATTTCGGCAAAGCCGCTGCCTATCGCCGGCTCGGGCAGCCTGTCCCCCATGGCACGACCGACGACAACCTCCAACGGCTCGATGCCTTGCTGGCGGGGTACGACTGCGACCACCTGATTTTTCTCGGCGACTTCTTGCACGCTCCGGAATCCCACGCGTCAGGGACGCTCTCGGCGATACACGCATGGCGCGAGCGGCACGAGGGACTGGCCATCACGCTGATCCGGGGTAACCACGACAAACGGGCGGGCGACCCTCCTCCCACGCTGGCGATCAACGTCGTACCCGAGCCCCTGTTGCTGGGCCCGTTTTCGCTGCAGCATGAACCGGACCCGCATCCCTCGCACCACGTGCTCGCAGGCCATGTGCATCCTGCCTACAGGCTTTTCGGACGGGGACGACAACGGCTGCGGCTGCCCTGCTTTTACGTTCAGCCACACGTCAGTCTGCTGCCTGCATTCGGCGCATTTACCGGCGGGATGAATATCGAGAGAGCCGAAGACAGCAGGGTTTACGTCGTCGGGGACGGCGCAGTGTGGGAAGTGTCTGAATAA